Proteins from one Ictidomys tridecemlineatus isolate mIctTri1 chromosome 14, mIctTri1.hap1, whole genome shotgun sequence genomic window:
- the Nefl gene encoding neurofilament light polypeptide, whose protein sequence is MSRGSMGSQRKDRASEESGKKESRSFAAAGRSPPPSLLRRIHPLAAAALCPHWPARSDRSQAASQSSRRINRGADQRRAAHSHPSFPFPFSPVLPPLQAPISAAGRGALAASMSSFSYEPYYSTSYKRRYVETPRVHISGVRSGYSTARSAYSSYSAPVSSSLSVRRSYSSSSGSLMHSLENLDLSQVAAISNDLKSIRTQEKAQLQDLNDRFASFIERVHELEQQNKVLEAELLVLRQKHSEPSRFRALYEQEIRDLRLAAEDATNEKQALQGEREGLEETLRNLQARYEEEVLSREDAEGRLMEARKGADEAALARAELEKRIDSLMDEIAFLKKVHEEEIAELQAQIQYAQISVEMDVSSKPDLSAALKDIRAQYEKLAAKNMQNAEEWFKSRFTVLTESAAKNTDAVRAAKDEVSESRRLLKAKTLEIEACRGMNEALEKQLQELEDKQNADISAMQDTINKLENELRTTKSEMARYLKEYQDLLNVKMALDIEIAAYRKLLEGEETRLSFTSVGSLTSGYSQSSQVFGRSAYGGLQTSSYLMSARSFPSYYTSHVQEEQIEVEETIEAAKAEEAKDEPPSEGEAEEEEKEKEEGEEEEGAEEEEAAKEESEEAKEEEEGGGEGEEGEETKEAEEEEKKEEGAGEEQATKKKD, encoded by the exons atgagTAGGGGGTCTATGGGGTCTCAGAGAAAAGACAGAGCCTCCGAGGAAAGCGGAAAGAAAGAAAGCCGCAGCTTCGCAGCTGCCGGTCGCTCGCCCCCGCCTTCTCTTTTGCGCAGAATCCACCCCTTGGCTGCAGCAGCGCTCTGCCCCCACTGGCCGGCGCGCAGTGATCGATCGCAGGCTGCGTCACAATCCTCCCGGCGTATAAATAGGGGTGCAGACCAGCGCCGAGCCGCACACAGCCATccatccttccctttccctttctcccccgtccttcctcctctccaggcCCCCATCTCCGCCGCGGGCCGGGGGGCTCTGGCCGCCAGCATGAGTTCCTTTAGCTACGAGCCGTACTACTCGACCTCCTACAAGCGGCGCTATGTGGAGACTCCCCGGGTGCACATCTCCGGCGTGCGCAGCGGCTACAGCACCGCGCGCTCCGCTTACTCCAGCTACTCGGCCCCGGTCTCCTCCTCGCTCTCCGTGCGCCGCAGCTACTCGTCCAGTTCCGGCTCCTTGATGCACAGCCTGGAGAACCTCGACCTGAGCCAGGTAGCCGCCATCAGCAACGACCTCAAGTCCATCCGCACTCAGGAGAAGGCGCAGCTCCAGGACCTCAACGACCGCTTTGCCAGCTTCATCGAGCGCGTGCACGAGCTGGAGCAGCAGAACAAGGTGCTGGAGGCCGAGCTGCTGGTGCTGCGCCAGAAGCACTCCGAGCCGTCCCGCTTCCGGGCGCTGTACGAGCAGGAGATTCGCGACCTGCGTCTGGCGGCGGAAGACGCTACCAACGAGAAGCAGGCGCTCCAGGGCGAGCGCGAAGGGCTGGAGGAGACTCTGCGCAACCTGCAAGCGCGCTACGAAGAGGAGGTGCTGAGCCGCGAGGACGCCGAGGGCCGGCTGATGGAGGCGCGCAAAGGCGCAGACGAGGCGGCGCTGGCCCGCGCTGAGCTCGAAAAGCGTATCGACAGCCTGATGGACGAAATCGCTTTTCTGAAAAAAGTGCACGAAGAGGAGATCGCCGAGCTGCAGGCGCAGATCCAGTATGCACAGATCTCGGTGGAGATGGACGTGTCCTCCAAGCCCGACCTCTCCGCCGCGCTCAAGGACATCCGCGCGCAATATGAGAAGCTGGCCGCCAAGAACATGCAGAATGCCGAAGAGTGGTTCAAGAGTCGATTCACGGTGCTGACCGAGAGCGCAGCCAAGAACACCGACGCGGTGCGCGCTGCCAAGGACGAGGTGTCCGAGAGCCGTCGCTTGCTCAAGGCCAAGACTCTGGAGATCGAAGCGTGCCGGGGTATGAACGAAGCCCTTGAGAAGCAGCTGCAGGAGCTAGAGGACAAGCAGAACGCCGACATCAGTGCTATGCAG GACACAATCAACAAATTAGAAAACGAACTGAGAACCACCAAGAGCGAAATGGCCCGCTACCTAAAAGAATACCAAGACCTCCTCAACGTGAAGATGGCTTTGGATATTGAGATTGCAGCTTACAG GAAACTCTTGGAAGGCGAGGAGACCCGGCTCAGTTTCACCAGCGTGGGCAGCTTAACCAGCGGCTACTCCCAGAGCTCCCAGGTCTTTGGCCGATCTGCCTACGGAGGTCTGCAGACCAGCTCCTACTTGATGTCCGCCCGCTCCTTTCCCTCTTACTACACCAGCCACGTCCAGGAGGAGCAGATCGAGGTGGAGGAGACCATCGAGGCTGCCAAGGCCGAGGAAGCCAAGGACGAGCCGCCCTCTGAAGGGGAAgctgaagaggaggagaaggaaaaggaagagggtgaggaagaggagggagccGAAGAGGAAGAAG CTGCCAAGGAAGAATCTGAAGAAgctaaagaggaagaagaaggaggaggtgaaggtgaagaaggagaagaaaccaaagaagctgaagaggaggagaagaaagaagaaggtgCTGGGGAGGAGCAAGCAACCAAGAAGAAAGATTGA